CCCTTGGGCTATCGTCAGTCGGGCGAGCAAAAGAACAATACGCTCCGGCGTCCGCGCAACCGTGCCTGCCCTTGGATGGCGCGCGCAGTCGCGGATCAAGCCCATGGAGCACGACCAGACTGTTAGGGACCTAATTAATGACCACCAGCAGCACCTATGCCCAAGCGCCTGCCGCGCCGGTCAACTCGCCCGCGCGGGTGGCCACCGCCAGCTTCATCGGCACGGCCATCGAGTTCTACGACTTCTACGTTTACGCCACTGCCGCCGCGCTGGTGATCGGCCCGGTGTTCTTCCCGTCCGGGTCGGGCACCGCGCAAATGCTTGCGGCCTTTCTGACGTTCGGTATCGCCTTCCTCGCCCGCCCGCTGGGCTCAGCGCTGTTCGGCCATTTTGGCGACCGCATCGGCCGTAAATCGACCCTGGTGGCGTCGCTGCTACTGATGGGCGTCTCCACCACGGCCATCGGCGTGCTGCCCGGCTATGACAGCATTGGCGTCTGGGCGCCGATCATTCTCTGCCTGCTGCGCTTCGGCCAAGGCCTGGGCCTGGGTGGCGAATGGGGCGGTGCGGCGCTACTGGCCACCGAGAACGCACCGCCGGGCAAGCGCGCCTGGTTTGGCATGTTCCCGCAACTGGGCCCCTCGATCGGCTTCCTGACGGCCAATGGCCTGTTCCTGACCCTGGCCCTGGTGCTCAGCGACGAGCAGTTCCGTGAGTGGGGCTGGCGCATCCCGTTCCTGCTCAGCGCCGCACTGGTACTGGTCGGCCTGTATGTGCGCCTCAAGCTTGAGGAAAGCCCGGTATTCGCCAAGGCCATCGCCCGCCATGAGCGCGTGAAGATGCCGGTGGTCGACC
The sequence above is drawn from the Pseudomonas putida genome and encodes:
- a CDS encoding MFS transporter; amino-acid sequence: MTTSSTYAQAPAAPVNSPARVATASFIGTAIEFYDFYVYATAAALVIGPVFFPSGSGTAQMLAAFLTFGIAFLARPLGSALFGHFGDRIGRKSTLVASLLLMGVSTTAIGVLPGYDSIGVWAPIILCLLRFGQGLGLGGEWGGAALLATENAPPGKRAWFGMFPQLGPSIGFLTANGLFLTLALVLSDEQFREWGWRIPFLLSAALVLVGLYVRLKLEESPVFAKAIARHERVKMPVVDLFSKYWMPTLLGAAAMVVCYALFYISTVFSLSYGVTTLGYSRETFLGLLCFAVVFMALATPLSAWLSDRYGRKPVLIVGGLLAVASGFTMEPLLTSGSTTGVALFLAIELFLMGVTFAPMGALLPELFPTHVRYTGASAAYNLGGIVGASAAPFFAQKLVSMGGLSWVGGYVSVAAVISLIAVLCLKETRNTEL